The sequence below is a genomic window from Polaribacter vadi.
AGTTTCTGCAATTTCTCTACCATTTTTATAAGCCGTAAATTTGCAGAAATATCTTTTTAATGGATTTAAAGTTTTTCAAAAAAAGTAAAACAACACTTATCTTCTTACTTGTTTTCTCGGCAATTTCTATTCCTGTTTTTTATCATTTGGTGAAGGTTGATAAAAGATTAAAAATTTACAATCCTAATGATGTGAATCCTCAGTTAGTAGATACTGATTTAAGACATGTTACTAAAAATCATACGATTAAAGATTTTGAGTTGATTAATCAAAATGGAGAAATTATTACCAATAAAAACTACGAAAATAAAATTTATGTAGCCGATTTCTTTTTTACACGATGCACAAATATTTGTATTGCAATGGCTTATAATATGAGCGAATTGCAGGAATTTTACAAAAACGATAAAGATATTATGTTTTTATCACATTCTGTAACACCAACAATAGATAGTGTTTCTGTGTTGAGAGAATATGCAGATAATAAAGGGGTTATTGATGCTAAATGGAATGTAACAACTGGAAATAAAAAACACATTTACGAACTAGCTAGAAAAAGTTATTTTGCTGTTGTTGAAGATGGTGATGGAGGTGAAGATGATTTTATACATACAGAGCAATTTATTTTGGTTGATAAAGAAAAACGCATTCGTGGTTATTATGATGGAACCGAAAAAGAAGACATGGAAAAGTTAAAAAAAGATGTGGCTTTGTTAAAAGAAGAATATACCAGAAAATAACTTGTTTAGAATCATTCTAAATGATTATCTTTGCTCTCCAAAATAAATTCTTTGAGCACAATAGCAACATTATACATTGGGGAAATAGGATATATTTCTGAAGAATCGTTAGATTTTATTCCTTTAAAATTATTGGAAATGGGTTGTTTGCCTGGAGCAGAAGTGCAGTTGGTACAAATTGCGCCTTTAAAAGATCCATTATATATCTGTGTAAATGGAAGTCATTTAGCCATCAGAAAAGAGACAGCTTCATTAATTAAAATTTTAAAAGCAAGTTTATAAATGGCTAAAAACGATATAAAAGTTGCTTTAATTGGAAACCCAAATACAGGTAAAACTTCATTATTCAATCAACTTACAGGTTTAAATCAAAAAGTAGGAAATTACCCAGGAATTACTGTTGATAAAAAATTAGGAGTTTGCAAATTGTCTGCAACTCAAAATGCAATTATTACAGATTTACCAGGAACTTATAGTATAAATCCTACTTCTATTGATGAGAGTATTGTTCTTAAAACCTTATTAAATAAAGATATTAAAGCATCACCAGATGTAATTTTGGTAGTTGCAGATGTAGAGAATTTAAAACGTAATTTGTTGTTATTCTCTCAAATTAAAGATTTAGAAATTCCAACAGTTTTGGCAATCAATATGGTTGATCAAATGGATAAAAAAGGAATTTCTATTGATTTATCACTCTTAAAAAAAGAATTAAATACAGAAGTTGTTTTAATTAGTGCAAGAAAAAACGAAGGTATAAATGATATTAAAGCTGCCATTATTCGTTGTCATGTAGCTGCAAAAGCATCACCTTTATGTGGTATAAACTCTAAGGTAGATCCTGATTATTTTAATAAGCTAAAAGAAATTAGCCCAAATTATTCGTTGTACGAATTGTGGTTAATGGTTACTCAAAATAATTTTCCAGAAACTATTACCAAAAAAGAAAAGCAAGATTTATTAGCTTTTAAGGAAGATATTTCTAAATTAAAAAAATATCAACATAAAGAAACTATTTATCGTTATCAAGAAATTAATAAAATTTTAAAGAAAACGTATATAATTGATAAAACAAAAGCCACAGATTTAAGAGGTAGATTAGACAAAGTTTTTACGCATAAAATTTTTGGATATTTATTCTTCTTTTTGATTTTGCTCGTAATTTTTCAATCAATTTTTGATATTGCATCAGTTCCTATGGACTTTATTGATGGTACTTTTGCACAATTATCAGATTTTGCAAAAAGCAATTTACCATCTGGCGTTTTTACAGATTTGTTAACAGAAGGTATTATTCCTGGAATTGGAGGAGTTGTTATTTTTATCCCACAAATTGCCATTTTATTTCTATTTATTGCTGTTTTAGAAGAAACAGGTTATATGAGTCGTGTTGTTTTTTTAATGGATAAAATTATGAGGCGTTTTGGAATGAATGGTAAAAGTATTATTCCATTAATTTCTGGAACAGCCTGTGCAATTCCTGCAATTATGGCAACAAGAACTATATCAAGTTGGAAAGAGCGTTTAATAACAATTTTAGTAACTCCATTTACAACATGTTCTGCACGTTTACCAGTGTATGCTATATTAATTGCTTTGGTAATTCCTGATAAAAAAATATTAGGATTTTTAAACTTACAAGGTTTAGTGTTGTTATTATTATATGCTTTAGGTTTTGTGAGCGCAATTTTAGCGGCTTATATTTTACATAAAACTTTAAAAATAAAATCGAGATCTTTATTTGTAATTGAAATGCCAAATTATAAATTACCATCTTTCAAAAATGTGTTTTATGAAGTGGTAGAAAAAACGAAGGCATTTGTTTTTGGAGCAGGTAAAATTATTTTAGCACTTTCTATTGTTTTATGGTTTTTAGCTTCTAATGGAGGAGATAGCTATAAAAATGCAGCACAAAATGTGACAGAAAATGTCGCGAATCAAAATTTAAATGATGAGGAATTACAGCAAAGAATAGCATCAGCAAAATTAGAGAATTCTTATATAGGAATTATGGGAAAATCTATTGAACCAGCTATAAAACCATTAGGGTATGACTGGAAAATAGGGATTGCTTTAATAACCTCTTTTGCAGCTCGTGAAGTTTTTGTAGGTACGTTAGCAACCATTTATAGTGTAGAAGCAGATGATGAAAACACAACTACAATTAAACAAAAAATGGCAGCAGAAGTAAATGAAACAGGAGGTAAGTTATTTAATTTTCCTGTTGGTATGTCTTTAATGGTTTTTTATGCATTTGCAATGCAATGTATGGCTACTCTAGCCATTGTAAAACGTGAAACAAAATCATGGAAATGGCCTTTAATTCAATTGTTTGGAATGGGCTTATTGGCGTATGTTGCATCCTTTTTAACCTATCAAATTTTAAGCTAATGCAAGAAGTTATTGTATATATAATCCTTTTTTTAGCAATTGCTTTTTTAGTGAAGAAATACTTTTTCCCAACTAAGAAAAAGAGTAAATGTGGCACAGATTGTGGTTGTCATTAAAATCTTAACAGAAGATTATGAATCTTGAAATTAAGGTTTTATAACTTTGATTTCGATAATAAAAACCAATAAATATAAATATTTTAGATATGAAAAAATCTATATTCATGATTGCAATATTTGCAATTACAATGTTTTCATCCACAGAAATGTTGGCTCAAAACTTTCCAAAAATTGATGTAAGTCCTATGGATGCTGCATCTTTTCCTGAAAATTGGAGAGACTCTAATAAACTTGTAAAAGTTATATATAGCAGACCTCAATTAAAAGGAAGAACATTAGATAAATTAGCGCCAAAAGATAAAGTTTGGAGAACTGGAGCAAATGAAGCTGCTGAAATTACATTTTATAAAGATGTAACTTTTGGTGACAAAGCTGTAAAAGCAGGAACGTACACCTTATTTACAATTCCTACAGATTCAGATTGGACGTTTATTCTGAGCAATCAAAAAAATGTCTGGGGTTCTTATTTTTATGATAAAGCAGAAGATGTTGTAAGAGTTACTGGAAAAGTTACAAAATCTAAAGATTCAATTGAAGCATTTTCTATTGTTTTTGAAGGTGAAGAAGAAAGTGCAACTATGCATTTAGGTTGGGGAAGCACAATAGTTTCAGTACCTGTAAAAGGGTAATAAAGCATACTTTACAAAACTAAAAAAGCTTCATAAATTTTTATTTATGAAGCTTTTTTTTATGAATATTATTTATAATCTAAACCTATTGTTTTTGTTGCCATTTCCAAGCAGAACGTAAGGCTTCTTCTAAGCTAATTTCTGTTTTCCAGTTTAGTTCTTTATTTGCGTGTGTTGTATCTGCATAGCAAGTCATCACATCACCTTGTCTTCTGTCAACAATTTTATAATTTAGTTTTAAATTATTTACTTTTTCAAACGCTTTTATTACTTCTAGAACAGACGTTCCTTTTCCTGTTCCAATATTAAAGAACTCAAAAGCATTTTTATTATTCTTGTTGATAAGCCTTTTTAAAGCTGCAATATGAGCTTTTGCTAAATCTACAACATGAATATAATCACGAATTGCAGTTCCATCTTCTGTTGGGTAATCATCTCCAAAAACAGATAGTTCTTTTCTAATTCCTGCAGCAGTTTGTGTAACAAAAGGAATTAAGTTAGCGGGAACGCCTAAAGGTAATTCTCCAATTTTTGCAGTTGGATGAGCACCAATTGGATTAAAATAACGCAAAG
It includes:
- a CDS encoding SCO family protein, which gives rise to MDLKFFKKSKTTLIFLLVFSAISIPVFYHLVKVDKRLKIYNPNDVNPQLVDTDLRHVTKNHTIKDFELINQNGEIITNKNYENKIYVADFFFTRCTNICIAMAYNMSELQEFYKNDKDIMFLSHSVTPTIDSVSVLREYADNKGVIDAKWNVTTGNKKHIYELARKSYFAVVEDGDGGEDDFIHTEQFILVDKEKRIRGYYDGTEKEDMEKLKKDVALLKEEYTRK
- a CDS encoding FeoA family protein; the protein is MSTIATLYIGEIGYISEESLDFIPLKLLEMGCLPGAEVQLVQIAPLKDPLYICVNGSHLAIRKETASLIKILKASL
- the feoB gene encoding ferrous iron transport protein B → MAKNDIKVALIGNPNTGKTSLFNQLTGLNQKVGNYPGITVDKKLGVCKLSATQNAIITDLPGTYSINPTSIDESIVLKTLLNKDIKASPDVILVVADVENLKRNLLLFSQIKDLEIPTVLAINMVDQMDKKGISIDLSLLKKELNTEVVLISARKNEGINDIKAAIIRCHVAAKASPLCGINSKVDPDYFNKLKEISPNYSLYELWLMVTQNNFPETITKKEKQDLLAFKEDISKLKKYQHKETIYRYQEINKILKKTYIIDKTKATDLRGRLDKVFTHKIFGYLFFFLILLVIFQSIFDIASVPMDFIDGTFAQLSDFAKSNLPSGVFTDLLTEGIIPGIGGVVIFIPQIAILFLFIAVLEETGYMSRVVFLMDKIMRRFGMNGKSIIPLISGTACAIPAIMATRTISSWKERLITILVTPFTTCSARLPVYAILIALVIPDKKILGFLNLQGLVLLLLYALGFVSAILAAYILHKTLKIKSRSLFVIEMPNYKLPSFKNVFYEVVEKTKAFVFGAGKIILALSIVLWFLASNGGDSYKNAAQNVTENVANQNLNDEELQQRIASAKLENSYIGIMGKSIEPAIKPLGYDWKIGIALITSFAAREVFVGTLATIYSVEADDENTTTIKQKMAAEVNETGGKLFNFPVGMSLMVFYAFAMQCMATLAIVKRETKSWKWPLIQLFGMGLLAYVASFLTYQILS
- a CDS encoding FeoB-associated Cys-rich membrane protein, encoding MQEVIVYIILFLAIAFLVKKYFFPTKKKSKCGTDCGCH
- a CDS encoding DUF2911 domain-containing protein, translating into MKKSIFMIAIFAITMFSSTEMLAQNFPKIDVSPMDAASFPENWRDSNKLVKVIYSRPQLKGRTLDKLAPKDKVWRTGANEAAEITFYKDVTFGDKAVKAGTYTLFTIPTDSDWTFILSNQKNVWGSYFYDKAEDVVRVTGKVTKSKDSIEAFSIVFEGEEESATMHLGWGSTIVSVPVKG